The Candidatus Poribacteria bacterium genome includes the window GACTCATCGACGCTGTCGAGAAGTTCAACCCGTCGATGGGCAAGGAGTTCGCCGTCTACGCCTCCTTCCGCATCCGGGGAGCCATCCTCGACGAACTGCGAGCCCTCGACTGGGTTCCCCGGTCTCTCCGCGACAAGTCCCGGCAGCTCGAATTCGCCTACTCCGAGCTGGAGCAGCGCCTCGGACGCTCCCCCACCGACGAGGAGCTCGCCGAGTCCCTCAAGCTCACGCTGCCCAAGCTGCACACGCTGATGGGCGAAGTCAGCGGACTGCTCTGCCTCTCGCTGGAGGAGCTGCTCACCAGCGAGGAGGAGAACCTCTACATCGCGCCCATCTCAGAGGGATCGACCAGCGAGAGCCCGCTGGATTCGACGGCGTGGGAGGAGCTCCGCGACCTGCTCGCGACGGCGATCGAGCTGCTGACGGAGCAGGAGCGGATCGTCATCAGCCTCTACTATTTCGAAGAGCTGACGCTGAAAGAGATCGGGCAGGTTCTCTCCATCTCGGAGTCTCGCGTGTGCCAGGTGCACGCGCGCGCCATCCTCCGCCTGCGAGCGACGCTACAGCAGAGAGGCATTGCGACAAGTAGGGGATAGCTGGGGTCTCGACGGTCTCCGGGGAGCCGTCGGGCGTCAGTCGTCGCCGAGATGCTGGGCGATCACCGCTCCCGCCAGCAATTCCGTGCTGGGGAACAGCGACTGCTGAGCCAGTTTGGCTCGCACCTGCGCGACGCGATCCTCGCGCACATCCGGCATTGCCTTGAGCAGGCGCAGATACTTCGCCAGGCTTTCCGCCTGGGACGAGAGCTGGACTTCGACCGAGCTGTTCTCGGCGTTGTCCTGCAGGTCGCGCTGCGCGCGCGTGGTAGGGGTCGGCGACGGCGGCACGGTCTCCCGCGCCGGAGTCGGCGTGATTGGAGAGATCCCCTTGGACGAAGGTACTCTCATCGTCTTATCCTTGCAGTATTTACGTGGACACGTTCTGCCCGTGGCAGAGCAAAACGATCCCTCTGGCAGTATCAACCGTACTTATACCACACCGGCAGTGGGTATGCAAGGATCGTTGAGGTTCGGGACGGTCAGTCCATGAATCGGAGGGACGGCGGCATCGTGATGGTTAGTGGTCTCCATCGGAGTCATCGTGATGGAATCGCTGGCGTCCCTCGCGTCCATCGGGCGATCATGGCGACGTTGTGTGGATGTCGCGGTCTGACGGCGATGGCTGAATGAAGGCGTCTGCATCCGGCGGCGGATCGTCCGTGTGGATTCGCAGGTCGTCGATCCAGATGCGCTGCGGATGCGGCACGCCGGGACCGAAGTATGGAGCCATCAGGAACTGGTCGATCTTCATGTCGGGGTGCTGACCCGTGCGAAAAGCGACGTCGTGATGATCCATGAGCAGCTCGTTGTCGAACCAGTACTGGATGACGCCGTCATTGACGGCGATCCCGTCGCGGATCGTGTTCAGACGGAACCTCGCGCGGACGCGATGCCAGTCGCGCTTGTCGTAGCGTCCCGGGTTCTCGCCGAAAGCGGCGCGGTCTGCCTCCCAGTGCTTGCCGTTCACGTGGACGTCGCCGGAGCGGTAGCAGGTCCCGTCGCCGTAGCCGTCGGAGTCGCCGTTGCATCCGGCGACGGCGCGGCGTTCCGTGACGCCG containing:
- a CDS encoding FliA/WhiG family RNA polymerase sigma factor, which gives rise to MRNSLGYKAYASKRDLWQAYMEGGDPQAREELILAHLPLVKATVRRMVTSLASHAELDDLESAGLFGLIDAVEKFNPSMGKEFAVYASFRIRGAILDELRALDWVPRSLRDKSRQLEFAYSELEQRLGRSPTDEELAESLKLTLPKLHTLMGEVSGLLCLSLEELLTSEEENLYIAPISEGSTSESPLDSTAWEELRDLLATAIELLTEQERIVISLYYFEELTLKEIGQVLSISESRVCQVHARAILRLRATLQQRGIATSRG
- a CDS encoding flagellar biosynthesis anti-sigma factor FlgM, whose amino-acid sequence is MRVPSSKGISPITPTPARETVPPSPTPTTRAQRDLQDNAENSSVEVQLSSQAESLAKYLRLLKAMPDVREDRVAQVRAKLAQQSLFPSTELLAGAVIAQHLGDD